Proteins co-encoded in one Microcebus murinus isolate Inina chromosome 5, M.murinus_Inina_mat1.0, whole genome shotgun sequence genomic window:
- the ARG1 gene encoding arginase-1 isoform X2, translating to MCPPVVDGCRGWWLPREPRCSKETCQSMSSKTRSIGVIGAPFSKGQPRGGVEEGPRALRKAGLLEKLKEQECDVKDYGDLTFNDIPNDSPFGIVKNPRTVGKATEQLASTVAEVKRNGRVSLVLGGDHSLATGSIAGHARVHPDLGVIWVDAHTDINTPLTTTSGNLHGQPVSFLLKELKGKIPDVPGFSWVTPCISAKDIVYIGLRDVDPGEHYIIKTLGIKYFSMTEVDKLGIGKVMEETLSYLLGRDILAVFLICCHILSL from the exons ATGTGCCCTCCCGTCGTTGATGGTTGCAGAGGGTGGTGGCTGCCTAGAGAGCCGAGGTGCAGCAAAGAGACGTGTCAGAGCATGAGTTCCAAGACCAGATCCATAGGGGTTATCGGAGCTCCCTTCTCAAAGGGTCAG CCGCGAGGAGGGGTGGAAGAAGGCCCTAGAGCATTGAGAAAGGCTGGTCTGCTTGAGAAACTTAAAGAACAAG agtGCGATGTGAAAGATTATGGGGACCTGACTTTCAATGACATCCCTAATGACAGCCCCTTTGGAATTGTGAAGAATCCAAGGACTGTGGGGAAAGCGACCGAGCAGCTAGCCAGCACGGTGGCAGAAGTCAAAAGGAACGGAAGAGTCAGTCTGGTGCTGGGCGGAGACCACAG TTTGGCAACCGGAAGCATCGCTGGCCATGCCAGGGTCCACCCTGATCTTGGAGTCATTTGGGTGGATGCTCACACTGAcatcaacactccactgacaacCACAAGTGGAAACTTGCACGGACAGCCTGTGTCTTTCCTCCTGAAGGAACTAAAAGGAAAG ATCCCTGACGTGCCAGGATTCTCCTGGGTGACTCCCTGCATATCCGCCAAGGATATTGTGTATATTGGATTGAGAGACGTGGACCCTGGGGAACA CTACATTATAAAAACACTGGGTATCAAATACTTTTCAATGACTGAGGTGGATAAACTGGGAATTGGCAAGGTGATGGAAGAAACACTCAGCTATCTACTAGGAAg